The Prunus dulcis unplaced genomic scaffold, ALMONDv2, whole genome shotgun sequence genome includes a region encoding these proteins:
- the LOC117613498 gene encoding beta-glucosidase 12-like produces the protein MAMQLRSFLLGMLLLIGFAFTNSEADIRAPPTHFDTASLNRSSFPEGFIFGVGSGSYQYEGAAKEGGRGPSIWDTFTHKYPEKISDGSNGDITVDQYHRYKEDVGIIKNMGWDAYRFSISWSRLLPNGKLSGGVNKEGIKYYNNLINELLRNGLTPFVTLFHWDLPQTLEDEYGGFLSPHIVNHFQDYAELCYKEFGDRVKLWSTLNEPYTFSDYGYATGTLAPGRCSTWQQLNCTGGDSSIEPYLVTHHQLLAHAAAVKLYKNKYQASQNGVIGITLVSNWFEPLSEEKENKNAALRALDFMFGWFAEPLTSGDYPQSMRSVVGSRLPRFTKEQSKLLIGSFDFLGLNYYTGYYASDAPQNNSVYASYTTDVGVNLSSERNGVPIGPKSESGGLNVYPQGIQHLLLYTKEKYHNPIIYITENGVDELNDPKLSLAEALNDTHRIDFYNRHLHYVQSSIDNGVKVKGFFPWTFLDDFEWNSGFSVRYGITYVDHNDGLKRHPKLSAHWFKSFLKKY, from the exons ATGGCAATGCAATTACGTTCTTTTCTCTTAGGCATGCTGCTACTAATTGGCTTTGCTTTCACAAATAGCGAAGCTGATATTAGAGCTCCACCCACACATTTTGACACTGCTTCTCTCAATAGGAGCAGTTTTCCAGAAGGGTTCATATTTGGTGTAGGTTCTGGATCTTACCAA TATGAAGGTGCGGCAAAAGAAGGTGGTAGAGGGCCAAGCATTTGGGATACCTTCACCCACAAATATCCAG AAAAGATTAGCGATGGCAGCAATGGAGATATCACTGTTGATCAATATCACCGCTATAAG GAAGATGTGGGGATTATAAAGAATATGGGGTGGGACGCTTATCGATTCTCTATCTCATGGTCAAGATTGTTACCAA atGGAAAGTTAAGTGGAGGAGTGAACAAGGAAGGAATCAAATATTACAACAATCTCATCAATGAGCTCTTACGCAATG GTTTAACGCCATTTGTGACACTCTTTCATTGGGATCTTCCTCAAACTTTAGAAGATGAATATGGTGGTTTCTTAAGCCCTCATATTGT CAATCATTTTCAAGATTATGCAGAACTTTGTTATAAGGAATTTGGTGATCGAGTAAAGCTTTGGAGCACACTGAATGAGCCGTATACCTTCAGCGACTATGGTTATGCAACCGGGACCCTTGCTCCGGGACGATGCTCCACTTGGCAACAGCTAAACTGCACCGGCGGAGATTCATCTATCGAACCATATTTGGTAACACACCACCAGCTCCTTGCTCATGCAGCTGCAGTAAAAttgtacaaaaataaataccag GCGTCTCAAAATGGAGTGATAGGGATAACACTGGTGTCGAATTGGTTTGAGCCCCTAtcggaagaaaaagaaaataaaaatgctgCATTACGAGCTTTGGATTTTATGTTCGGATG GTTTGCTGAGCCATTGACAAGTGGTGACTATCCGCAAAGCATGCGATCTGTCGTCGGAAGTCGATTACCAAGATTCACGAAAGAACAATCCAAGTTGCTAATTGgttcatttgattttcttggacTAAATTACTATACAGGTTACTATGCAAGTGATGCACCTCAAAATAACTCGGTATATGCCAGCTACACAACAGATGTTGGCGTTAATCTTTCAT CTGAGCGTAATGGGGTCCCCATCGGTCCAAAG AGTGAATCAGGAGGGTTAAATGTTTATCCACAAGGAATTCAACATCTTTTACTCTACACAAAGGAAAAGTATCACAATCCAATTATTTACATTACAGAAAATG GTGTGGATGAGTTGAATGATCCGAAATTATCACTTGCCGAAGCCCTTAATGATACCCATAGAATTGACTTCTACAATCGCCACCTTCATTATGTTCAAAGTTCTATTGA CAATGGTGTCAAAGTGAAGGGATTCTTTCCATGGACGTTCCTAGACGACTTTGAATGGAATTCGGGATTCAGTGTTCGATATGGTATCACCTATGTAGATCACAACGATGGGCTTAAAAGGCACCCAAAACTCTCGGCGCACTGGTTCAAAAGTTTCCTTAAGAAGTATTGA